TATAAGAGTCAGTACTATTGTTGAAAAAATAAGAAGAAGAAAGCGCAGCGGAATGTTGGCAAGAAAACACATTGTAAGGAAAATCGGAAGAAATACACTTGCGGTTCCCATGTCCGGCTGTATCAGGATTATACCCATCGGTATAAAAAGCAGGATTGCTGCCATTATAAAACGCCTGCGTTCATTAAGCTTTTCAGTGTTGTCTAAAAACAGTGCAAGCATAAGGATGAAGGAGATTTTTGTAAATTCGGAAGGCTGAAGCCTTACCCTCTTTCCCAGATAAATCCAGCTTGTTGCACCGTTTGTATTTTTTCCAAGAATAAATGTAAATATAAGGACTATAATAGATACTGCAAAAATGTGAGGAATGAATTTCTTGTATTTTCTATAGTCTATCATTGTAATGGCAGTCATCAGTATTAAACCTGCTGAAAACCATATTATCTGTTTTATGAATTCATTATTTTTATCCGAATTGATTCCTGCTGAATAAATAAAAAGAATGCCGATAAACGAAAGCATCGTCATGCAGAAAATCAGCGGAAAATCAAGTCGTTTTATAAAATTAAGTTTCATTCCTGTCTTCCTCTGTTTTTTCTTCCGTGTTCAAGCTCGTATTTTACATGTGGAAGTGCTTCAAGAGCTTCTTCATAGCTCTGATCATTAAAGATTCCCTGAATTATAATATTTGAAGCATATGGAGCCCACCACTCCCAGGTATTGACACCGTCAACAAGTACTGCTACTACAACCTGATCTTCAGGTTTAGCATCAAACGGAGCGTAGGTTACCATCCAGTTGTGCCAGTGACCTTCTTTAAGGCTTGAGTCTTCACCGGTACCTGTTTTTCCGGCAATCTGCACGGTTTTGTTTTTTAAAGGATATTCCGGGGTTCCGTTTGTAATTACGTATCTCAGGTCGTTCTGAACTTTTTTCCATACTTCCGGAGAAACGTCATCCGCTTTCTTTAATACTTCAGGCTTTATATTCTGAATGATGTCATCTGTTACAGGATCCCTGATTTCTTTAAGAAGATGAGGTTTATATATTACTCCTGAATTACATACCATTGCCATCATGTTTGCTATGTGAAGAGGAGTTACAAGGTCATCTCCCTGTCCGATAGACATGTTCATGGTATCTCCGCCAAGCCATTCACGATGATAACGTCGTTCATGAAGCGCCGGGGACGGAATGAATCCGGATTTCTGTGTGTCTGCAGGTAAATCAATCTGAAGTGGTTCTCCAAGACCGAATGAATGAGCATATTCTGCTATAGTATCAACTCCAAGATAGTCACGGCCGGCAATCCAGTAGTAGACGTCACATGACTGTGCAAGTGCGTCCTTCAGGTTAACGTTACCGTGTCTTCCTCCGCTTTTATATACGTGACATTTAAACAGGCGGTTTCCGTAGTTTATTGATCCTGGACAGAGAATCGGTTTTTCTTCAGGATATGCATTTTCATTAAGGATTGCAGTAGACATTACAATCTTAAATGTAGAAGCCGGTGGATATTCAGCGTATATTGCCCTGTTCAGGAAAGGTTCATTCGGCATCTGCGAAGTTTTTGTGAAGAGCTGACTGTAATCATCACTCGAAAAGATATTATTATCGTAGTACGGGTAAGAAACCATTGCAAGAATCTCTCCGCTTGCAGGTTTTAAAACGACAACAGCTCCAACTCTTTCTCCCAGTGCTTCTTCTGCCAGATGCTGAATTGTGGTATCAATTGTGAGTACAAGTTTTTTTCCGCTTTCAGGTGGATCTATGTCCGTCAGTGAGTTCAATACCCTTCGCTGTGCATCTACGGTTTTTTTTATTCTTCCCTTTTTTCCCCTTAAGAGAAGATCGTACTGCTTTTCTATTCCGGTTTTACCGATTACGTCATTATCTTTGTAGCCTTCATTATAGTGAAGGTTAAGTTCTTTCGGGGTGATGATTCCTACATAACCTAAGACATGACTTATGGATCCGCTTTCAACGTAGTTTCTGTTGGGTCTGTTTTTCCATGTTACACCTGGAAGTTCAGTAATATTTTCTGCAATATTACTGATTATGTTCAGAGGTACATTTGTCTTTACCGTTACGGGAGAATAGCTTTTTTTATTTTTTACTTTGTCATCAATATTTTTTTTGGAAATCCCAAGATATTCTGCAAGTTTAGTTGTTACCGTATCATAATAGTCTTTCGGAATGTTACCCGGAATGAGCTCGACGGCAAAAGAATCAGTGTTAATAACCATAGAAACATTATTGTTTCTGTCATAGATTTCTCCGCGCTGAGCAGGAATTTCATCGTAGTCTGTAGAAATTTTATCTGTATCTTCCCTGTACTGCTTTCCGTTTATGATTTGAATCGTAAAGAGCCTGATGGAATACAGTGCAAGCGTAAAGCTTATTATTATTGTAAGTATTGCAAGCTTTATGTTTTTTTGCTGTGTATTATCCGTGTTTCCGTAATTTCCGAACATCATAATCTTGTCTCCGGCGAAATGATTACGGAATTTCTGAAGAACTTAAGGAAAGAAAAAACAATAGGTGCAAAAATCGTATTTAGAAGTATTTCTATAAGGGTTTCGATTTCAAATATGGAGTAAACTGTAATTTTTGAAGGATAGAGGAACGAAAGAAGAAGCAGGAACAGGCATTTATAAATGGAGGCAATAAATCCCTGTATTGCAGGAACGATAACACCTTCCGTGTTAAGGCTTTTTGCAAAGAGTCCCGTAGTATATCCCAAGGTCGTCCTTAACAGACAGTTTAATCCGAATGGAGCTGAACTTAAAAAATCCAGAAATAATCCGGAAATAAAACCTGTTATTTCTCCTGCAAGTTTTCCATTGTGAAGTGAAAAAAACAGTACGCACAGCATTAAAAAATCAGGAGCTGCCGGAAGGATTGTAAGGTTAGAAACAATGGCGGCTTCAAAAATTGCCGTACACAGAAGAATGATTGTGCTTACAAAAATTGATTTTCCCATTGCTATTTCTCCACTGTCTTTGACATGTCAATTACAATAACATTCTCAAGCCTTCCGAAGTCGATAATAGGATCAACGTCAATATCAAGGGAGGAAGAATAATCAAGAGGCGTTATCATCGAAATACGGCCTACAGGAATGTCCGGAAGATAGTTTCCGTTTTCTCCGCTTGTAACGACAATGTCTCCTGTATGAAAGTCAGCGACAAAACGCTTTCTTATGTAATTAAGCTTAAGGTGTTCATCCTGAGTGCCTGTTCCTGAGATGATTCCGATGTCTCTTGTATTCTGAATCCTTACGGAAATATTGCACATTGAGTCATACACAGGCATGATGATGCTGGCTCCGTATCCGACTGTTACAATTTTCCCTACAATACCTTTATCTCCGTTCTGAACGGCAATAACACTCATTCCCTTTTTGATACCATGCATGGAACCTTTATTAATCGTTATTCCTGAATACAGCGAGTCAGGATCCCTGCCAATTATACGGGCCGGTATGTTTTTATATTCAAGGGTTTCCGTAAATTCAAGAAGAGATTTAAGCCTGTCATTTTCTTTCTGAAATTCGGAATTCTGTCTTTTCAGAAATTCATAGTTTTCAAGCTGTTCTTTCAGAGCGGTATATTTCTTCTTAAGGTCAGAAAGCTCCCTGATTCCATTTATTTTATCAGTAAAAAAATAAACAACGGAATTTACGCCTTTTTGCAGTGAGGAAAAAACTGTAAAACCAACGGAATTAAAACTTACGATGAATCTGCCGGAAGAAAAACCCAGCGTTATGGCACTGAAAAGAACCATAACGACAAGGAGTATTTCCGCAAGATGAAAAGTAAACGGCCCTTTTTTCATAACTAGTTGTTAAGGTTGTCGTATACAGATCTGATTGAAGACATATTCTTGAAAAGTTCAAAGGCTTCGCCTGCACCGCGGGCTACACATTCCAGAGGTTTCTTTACTCTTGTAACAGGAACTCCGGTTTCTTTAGATATAAGGGTTGTAAGGTTTTTAAGCATTGAACTTCCGCCGGACATGATGATACCGCGTTCAACGATATCTGCATTAAGTTCAGGAGGAGTTCTTGAAAGGGTCTTTTTTATTTCTTCTACAATTTTGCTGACAGGTTCTTTAAGTGCTTCCCTGACTTCTACTGAATCTACTTCAATTCTTCTTGGAAGTCCTGTTATGGAATCTGTACCCTTTACTTCCATTTTATCATTTGTCTTGTCAGCCATGGCATTTCCAATCTCAACTTTGAGGCGTTCTGCCATCTGCTGTCCGATAATGAGATTATGAATATTCTTGATATGCTTTATAATTGCTTCGTCAAAAGAGTTTCCGCCTACACGAATTGAACTTGTAACAACCATTCCTCCGAGGGAAATAACGGATACTTCTGTTGTTCCTCCACCGATATCACATACCATATGTCCGGCAGGTTCATAAATAGGAATTTCAGCACCGATGGCTGCGGCAAGACTTTCTTCGATAACTTCGACTTCCTTTGCTCCGGCTTTAAGAGCAGCTGCCATTACAGCATCACGCTCAACCTGAGTAATGCAGGAAGGAATACCGATTTTCATTCTTATAGATTTAAATAAATGACGTTTAGGAATAACTTTTGAAATAAAGTATTTAATCATTTTTTCTGTAGAAATACTGTCTGAAATAACACCGTCAGCAAGAGGTCTTATTGCTACAATATTTGTCGGGGTTTTCCAAAGCATTCTTTTTGCTTCAGAACCTACGGCAACTACTTTTCCTGTTCCCTTTTCAACTGCAACTACAGAAGGTTCATCAATTACAATTCCCTGACCGCGTACGTAAATCAAAGTGTTACAGGTACCAAGATCAATACCGATGTCAGTTGTAAAATTATCAAAAAAACCCATATATAATATTCCTCCCAGAGTTTACTTTATTTTTATTTTCGAGCTTCAAGAAGCTTTTTTGTTGCACCAGGGTGATTAACCTGTATTTTGCGGCATTGGCGCCACTCATACCTGGCTTTTACATAATCACCGAGTTTTTCATATAATACACCAAGTTCGTAATGTGCGTCAGCAGAATTTTCATTTTTTTCAAGAATTGAATTAAATTCATTTTCGGCTGACTGGTATTCACCTTCATTTATATAAATCTGTCCCAGAAGAAGGCGGGATTTTTCTATGAGTTCGTCATTTTTTGAAATATGAATGACTCTTGCAAGATACTGTCGTGCCGTCATTCCCTGCTTGTTCTTAAAATACTGCCTTCCAATATCATAAAGCAGTGTGTCTGTTTCATTGTTTATAAGAGCTTTTGTAAGGGCGGCAATGGATTTATCTGTTTCGCCCAGGGCATCATAGCTCAAGCCGAGAAGATGAGGAATATCAGGTGCAGAAAAACCGTAATCAAGAGCTTCGTTAAGATATTTTACGGTAAGATCTGCATAGAAATTATAAGATGCTGCCTTATCCCTGTAGTAATAGGCTTTTCCCAGCATATAACATACCTGAGGATAGGTTTCCCTGCTGCATCCTATGAGAGCTATCCTTAAATTTGCTATTGCTTCGTTAAGGTAATTTTTTGAAAGATTATAATCCGGTTCCGATTCTGCAAGCATGAAAGCACTGTATCCCCGGAATGTTCTTGCTGTATTGTTAAGAGGATTTTTCTGTATAAGGACGTCTGAGATTTCGTAAGTTTTTTTAAAACCTTCAGTAGTTTTCAAGTTCCAGTTATCGTAGAGTGCGTTTTCTGAGTATTCACTGTGAAGTCTGGAATAAATTACGTTATATGAAATGATAGAAACAGCAGCTATTGCCGTGAGAATTACTGCAAGGATAATTAGGTTTTTAAATAGCCTGCTCTTTCTTCTCTTTATTCTGTCGGATTTGTATCCGGATTTCATAAGCTGTATTCCCACCTAAAAAAAAGGATACGGTAAGCCGGGTTCTGGCACATCTTTCGATGTATGGTCATCTATCCACGGCATCTGTTACCAGATGTCTCCAGCAATCTACCCGCAGTATAAGACCGGAATGTCAAACTGCTGCATGATCTTGCTCCAGATGAGGTTTGCTTATGCCGGAACTGTTACCAGTTCCGCGGTAGGCTCTTACCCTGCCTTTTCACCCTTACCCTGTAACAGGGCGGTAATTTTCTGTAGCACTTTCTGTTAGTCAAGGGGCTATGCTGAATGTCAGCAGCTACCCTTTTCTACCCGGACGTTATCCGGCATCTTTTCCGGTGGAGCCCGGACTTTACCTCACGGAAGTTCCGTATCATCACAGAAAATCCGAGCGGCCATGTATCCTCAATTAATTACTTATTCATCATATCCCATTGATTTCATGTCAGAAGAATCCTGATCTTCATCATCTTCGATAAGATCTTCATCATCCTCGATAAGATCTTCATCATCAAGATCAGAAAGACTTCCTGCTTCATCCATAGAATAATATTCTGATTCGTCTTCTGTTTCTTCATATGTCAGAATGCGGCTGCAGTATGGACAGAAAAGAATCTTTTCATTTTTGCGTACTTCGTTAGCGAACTGTGCAGGAAGAATCATATGACATCCTGAGCATACATTTCCGCGTACTGCAACAAGACCTTCCTTATTACGTTTAATGATGCGCTGAAACTTGATTATTGTCTCGCCGTCAATTCCTTCAGAAAGATCAGCTTCTTTACCTTCAAGTTCTGAAATCTGTTTTTTGTATGATTCAATTTCGCTGTCAAGGCTTGATTTATTTTCGTTTACTTCTGATTCTGTAGACTGGATAAGCTGAAGGGAATCCTTAAGGCTGTCTTCCATTTCTGCAATGAGTTTTTCTTCTTTCTGAATCTCTTTACGAATTTCAGTTTCATGTTCCTGTGCTTCAGTAATCTGCTTGTCGAGAAGCTCGTATTCACGGTGGGTACTGATGTTGTCCATGCCTTTTTCACCAGCTTCACGTTCTTTTTCTGCTTCAGCAAGGTCTGCTTTCAATGCAGTGAGCTTTTCCTTTTCAGTTTCAAATTCAGCATTTTTCTCGATGTATTCTTTTTTAAACTGTTCAAGACTTTCAAGGCTTCCTGAGAGTGACTTTGGAAGCTCTTCCATCTTTGCTTCAATTCTGTATTTTTCAGCAAGCACTTCCTGTAAATCTTTCAGCTTGCTAAGTATTTCTGTCGTCTGCATGATCGTATCCTCATCTACATATTTATCGTAGGGTAAAATATATCCTATTTACCCTGTTGTGTCCATTGGTGAATTTTACATCAGGTATCAATATAATCCCTGAGTCCGGAAGCTCTTCTCGGATGGCGGAGTCTTCTTAAAGCTTTTGCTTCAATCTGTCTGATGCGTTCACGGGTAACGTTAAAGCACAGACCGACTTCTTCAAGGGTGAGTGAATATCCGTCGTCAAGTCCAAACCTCATCTTAAGAACTTCCTGCTCTCTCTCCGGAAGAGTATTGAGTACAGTATGAAGCTGTTCCTGCAGGAGAGTGTATGCAGTCTGATTTGCCGGATTTTCAACATCCTTATCTTCGATGAAATCTCCCAATGATGAATCTTCCTCTTCTCCAATTGGAGTTTCAAGGGAGATAGGTTCCCTGGCAACATTTTTAACCTGTTTTACACGGCTTACAGGCCATGAAAGCTGCTGTGCTATTTCTTCATCCGTCGGTTCACGACCAAGTTTCTGAACAAGCTGTCTGCTTTCCCTTACAACTTTGTTTATCTGTTCAATCATATGTACAGGAACACGGATTGTTCTTGCCTGATCAGAAATAGAACGGGTAATGGCCTGACGAATCCACCATGTAGCGTAAGTAGAGAATTTATATCCCTTGCGGTATTCAAACTTTTCTACAGCCTTTATAAGTCCGATATTTCCTTCCT
Above is a window of Treponema rectale DNA encoding:
- the mreD gene encoding rod shape-determining protein MreD, with the translated sequence MGKSIFVSTIILLCTAIFEAAIVSNLTILPAAPDFLMLCVLFFSLHNGKLAGEITGFISGLFLDFLSSAPFGLNCLLRTTLGYTTGLFAKSLNTEGVIVPAIQGFIASIYKCLFLLLLSFLYPSKITVYSIFEIETLIEILLNTIFAPIVFSFLKFFRNSVIISPETRL
- a CDS encoding rod shape-determining protein; translated protein: MGFFDNFTTDIGIDLGTCNTLIYVRGQGIVIDEPSVVAVEKGTGKVVAVGSEAKRMLWKTPTNIVAIRPLADGVISDSISTEKMIKYFISKVIPKRHLFKSIRMKIGIPSCITQVERDAVMAAALKAGAKEVEVIEESLAAAIGAEIPIYEPAGHMVCDIGGGTTEVSVISLGGMVVTSSIRVGGNSFDEAIIKHIKNIHNLIIGQQMAERLKVEIGNAMADKTNDKMEVKGTDSITGLPRRIEVDSVEVREALKEPVSKIVEEIKKTLSRTPPELNADIVERGIIMSGGSSMLKNLTTLISKETGVPVTRVKKPLECVARGAGEAFELFKNMSSIRSVYDNLNN
- a CDS encoding tetratricopeptide repeat protein; the protein is MKSGYKSDRIKRRKSRLFKNLIILAVILTAIAAVSIISYNVIYSRLHSEYSENALYDNWNLKTTEGFKKTYEISDVLIQKNPLNNTARTFRGYSAFMLAESEPDYNLSKNYLNEAIANLRIALIGCSRETYPQVCYMLGKAYYYRDKAASYNFYADLTVKYLNEALDYGFSAPDIPHLLGLSYDALGETDKSIAALTKALINNETDTLLYDIGRQYFKNKQGMTARQYLARVIHISKNDELIEKSRLLLGQIYINEGEYQSAENEFNSILEKNENSADAHYELGVLYEKLGDYVKARYEWRQCRKIQVNHPGATKKLLEARK
- the mrdA gene encoding penicillin-binding protein 2, which encodes MMFGNYGNTDNTQQKNIKLAILTIIISFTLALYSIRLFTIQIINGKQYREDTDKISTDYDEIPAQRGEIYDRNNNVSMVINTDSFAVELIPGNIPKDYYDTVTTKLAEYLGISKKNIDDKVKNKKSYSPVTVKTNVPLNIISNIAENITELPGVTWKNRPNRNYVESGSISHVLGYVGIITPKELNLHYNEGYKDNDVIGKTGIEKQYDLLLRGKKGRIKKTVDAQRRVLNSLTDIDPPESGKKLVLTIDTTIQHLAEEALGERVGAVVVLKPASGEILAMVSYPYYDNNIFSSDDYSQLFTKTSQMPNEPFLNRAIYAEYPPASTFKIVMSTAILNENAYPEEKPILCPGSINYGNRLFKCHVYKSGGRHGNVNLKDALAQSCDVYYWIAGRDYLGVDTIAEYAHSFGLGEPLQIDLPADTQKSGFIPSPALHERRYHREWLGGDTMNMSIGQGDDLVTPLHIANMMAMVCNSGVIYKPHLLKEIRDPVTDDIIQNIKPEVLKKADDVSPEVWKKVQNDLRYVITNGTPEYPLKNKTVQIAGKTGTGEDSSLKEGHWHNWMVTYAPFDAKPEDQVVVAVLVDGVNTWEWWAPYASNIIIQGIFNDQSYEEALEALPHVKYELEHGRKNRGRQE
- a CDS encoding zinc ribbon domain-containing protein, with translation MQTTEILSKLKDLQEVLAEKYRIEAKMEELPKSLSGSLESLEQFKKEYIEKNAEFETEKEKLTALKADLAEAEKEREAGEKGMDNISTHREYELLDKQITEAQEHETEIRKEIQKEEKLIAEMEDSLKDSLQLIQSTESEVNENKSSLDSEIESYKKQISELEGKEADLSEGIDGETIIKFQRIIKRNKEGLVAVRGNVCSGCHMILPAQFANEVRKNEKILFCPYCSRILTYEETEDESEYYSMDEAGSLSDLDDEDLIEDDEDLIEDDEDQDSSDMKSMGYDE
- the mreC gene encoding rod shape-determining protein MreC, whose product is MKKGPFTFHLAEILLVVMVLFSAITLGFSSGRFIVSFNSVGFTVFSSLQKGVNSVVYFFTDKINGIRELSDLKKKYTALKEQLENYEFLKRQNSEFQKENDRLKSLLEFTETLEYKNIPARIIGRDPDSLYSGITINKGSMHGIKKGMSVIAVQNGDKGIVGKIVTVGYGASIIMPVYDSMCNISVRIQNTRDIGIISGTGTQDEHLKLNYIRKRFVADFHTGDIVVTSGENGNYLPDIPVGRISMITPLDYSSSLDIDVDPIIDFGRLENVIVIDMSKTVEK